The Populus nigra chromosome 19, ddPopNigr1.1, whole genome shotgun sequence genome includes a window with the following:
- the LOC133679725 gene encoding methyl jasmonate esterase 1-like yields the protein MEQAKKHLVLISIFIILLNIATNKALSQPLHNPSKHFVLVHGAGHGAWCWYKLVPLLRSSGHNVTTIDLAASGIDPRQISDLQSISDYIRPLRDLLASLPPNEKVILVGHSLGGLALSQTMERLPSKISVAVFLTAAMPGPSLNISTLNQERVRRQTDMLNTRFTFGNGPNNPPTSFILGPKYLLLRLYQLSPIEDWTLATTLIRETRQFTDQELSRDLVLTREKYGSVKRVFIIAEKDLILEKDFQQWMIQKNPPNEVKEILGSDHMSMMSKPKELWACLQRISKKYN from the exons ATGGAGCAAGCAAAGAAACATTTGGTGTTAATTTCCATTTTCATCATCCTTCTCAATATTGCAACCAATAAGGCCTTATCGCAGCCACTCCATAATCCTAGCAAGCATTTTGTGCTAGTTCACGGGGCAGGCCATGGTGCCTGGTGCTGGTACAAACTTGTGCCTCTATTAAGATCATCAGGTCACAATGTTACCACTATAGATTTAGCTGCTTCTGGGATTGACCCGCGGCAGATTAGCGATCTTCAATCAATATCTGACTATATTAGGCCGTTGAGAGATCTTCTGGCATCTCTACCACCCAATGAAAAGGTTATCCTTGTTGGTCATAGCTTAGGGGGATTGGCACTTTCTCAAACCATGGAGAGACTTCCAAGCAAGATTTCCGTGGCTGTTTTCCTTACTGCCGCCATGCCAGGCCCTTCCCTTAACATTTCCACTCTTAATCAAGAG CGTGTAAGAAGGCAAACTGATATGTTAAACACCCGTTTCACATTCGGTAATGGCCCGAATAATCCACCAACATCTTTTATCTTGGGGCCCAAGTACCTACTATTAAGATTGTATCAGCTCAGTCCAATTGAG GATTGGACATTGGCCACAACACTGATAAGGGAAACACGTCAATTTACTGATCAAGAATTGTCAAGGGATCTTGTACTAACGAGGGAGAAATATGGCTCGGTTAAAAGAGTTTTTATCATTGCAGAGAAAGATTTGATCTTGGAGAAAGATTTTCAACAATGGATGATCCAAAAAAATCCACCCAATGAAGTGAAAGAGATACTAGGATCCGATCACATGTCTATGATGTCTAAACCTAAGGAACTTTGGGCTTGTCTGCAAAGAATTTCTAAGAAATATAATTGA
- the LOC133680639 gene encoding methyl jasmonate esterase 1-like: MEQAKKHLVLISIFIILLNIATNKALSQPLHNPSKHFVLVHGAGHGAWCWYKLVPLLRSSGHNVTTIDLAASGIDPRKISDLQSISDYIRPLRDLLASLPPNEKVILVGHSLGGLALSQTMERLPSKISVAVFLTAFMPGPSLNISTLNQERVRRQTDMLDTRFTFDNGPNNPPTSLFFGPKVLLLRLYQLSPIEDWTLATTLMRETRLFTDQELSRDLVLTREKYGSVKRVFIITEKDLISEKDFQQWMIKKNPPNEVKEILGSDHMSMMSKPKELWACLQRISKKYN; the protein is encoded by the exons ATGGAGCAAGCAAAGAAACATTTGGTGTTAATTTCCATTTTCATCATCCTTCTCAATATTGCAACCAATAAGGCCTTATCGCAGCCACTCCATAATCCTAGCAAGCATTTTGTGCTAGTTCACGGGGCAGGCCATGGTGCCTGGTGCTGGTACAAACTTGTGCCTCTATTAAGATCATCAGGTCACAATGTTACCACTATAGATTTAGCTGCTTCTGGGATTGACCCGCGAAAGATTAGCGATCTTCAATCAATATCTGACTATATTAGGCCGTTGAGAGATCTTCTGGCATCTCTACCACCAAATGAAAAGGTTATCCTTGTTGGTCATAGCTTAGGGGGCTTGGCACTTTCTCAAACCATGGAGAGACTTCCAAGCAAGATTTCCGTGGCTGTTTTCCTTACTGCCTTCATGCCAGGCCCTTCCCTTAACATTTCCACTCTTAATCAAGAG CGTGTAAGAAGGCAAACTGATATGTTAGACACCCGCTTTACGTTCGATAATGGCCCGAATAAcccaccaacatctcttttctttgGGCCCAAAGTCCTACTTTTAAGATTGTATCAGCTCAGTCCAATTGAG GACTGGACATTGGCTACAACACTAATGAGGGAAACACGTCTATTTACTGATCAAGAATTGTCAAGGGACCTTGTACTAACGAGGGAGAAATATGGCTCGGTTAAAAGAGTTTTTATCATTACAGAGAAAGATTTGATCTCGGAGAAAGATTTTCAACAATGGATGATCAAAAAAAATCCACCCAATGAAGTGAAAGAGATACTAGGATCCGATCACATGTCCATGATGTCTAAACCTAAGGAACTTTGGGCTTGTCTGCAAAGAATTTCTAAGAAATATAATTGA
- the LOC133679198 gene encoding protein DMR6-LIKE OXYGENASE 2-like produces MGEVDPAFIQAQEHRPKPEITRAEGIPLIDLSIISSPNSNLDNDQALGGLVEEIGNACKDWGFFQVINHGVPLAKRHNIERASREFFGQPLEEKGKVRRNEEKVLGYYDTEHTKNVRDWKEVFDLIVQDPTVVPASYKPDDEELTKWFNQWPEYPNDLREVCEEYAKEMEKLACKLMGLIALSLGLPKDKFHGFFKEQTSFIRLNHYPPCPVPDLALGVGRHKDAMALTILAQDDVGGLEVKRKTDGEWLWVKPTPNAYIINVGDIIQVWSNDIYESVEHRAMVNSEKERFSIPYFLSPAHYTNVQPLEELINQQNPAKYKPYNWGKFLVTRKRSNFQKLDVENIQIYHFKIPESELAEKVD; encoded by the exons ATGGGAGAGGTTGATCCAGCCTTCATTCAAGCCCAAGAACACAGGCCGAAACCTGAGATCACTAGAGCAGAAGGAATACCCTTGATTGATCTTTCCATAATCAGCTCTCCTAATTCCAACTTAGACAACGATCAAGCACTTGGTGGTCTTGTTGAGGAAATAGGCAATGCATGCAAAGATTGGGGATTTTTTCAAGTGATCAATCATGGGGTGCCGCTTGCTAAGCGACACAACATTGAGAGAGCATCAAGAGAATTTTTTGGTCAGCCTCTGGAAGAGAAAGGGAAGGTGAGGAGAAATGAGGAGAAAGTGTTGGGTTATTATGACACTGAGCATACCAAGAATGTTAGGGACTGGAAAGAAGTGTTCGATCTCATTGTCCAGGATCCAACGGTTGTCCCTGCTTCATATAAGCCTGATGATGAGGAACTAACCAAGTGGTTTAATCAGTGGCCTGAATACCCCAATGACCTGAG AGAGGTCTGTGAAGAGTATGCTAAAGAAATGGAAAAACTAGCTTGCAAATTGATGGGGCTGATAGCCCTGAGTCTAGGCTTGCCAAAAGACAAGTTCCATGGATTCTTTAAAGAACAAACCAGCTTCATTAGACTCAACCACTACCCACCTTGCCCAGTCCCTGACCTCGCACTCGGCGTTGGCCGACACAAGGACGCCATGGCCTTGACCATCCTTGCTCAAGATGATGTTGGAGGGCTAGAAGTGAAGAGAAAAACAGATGGAGAGTGGCTTTGGGTCAAGCCAACCCCAAATGCCTACATCATCAATGTTGGTGACATTATTCAG gtATGGAGCAATGACATTTATGAGAGCGTGGAGCACAGGGCGATGGTGAATTCTGAAAAGGAAAGATTTTCCATTCCCTATTTCCTCAGCCCAGCACACTACACCAACGTGCAGCCCTTGGAGGAGCTCATAAATCAGCAAAACCCTGCCAAATACAAACCATACAACTGGGGAAAATTTCTCGTCACAAGAAAACGTAGTAATTTCCAGAAGCTTGATGTTGAGAACATCCAGATTTATCACTTCAAGATACCCGAATCAGAGCTGGCCGAAAAAGTGGACTGA
- the LOC133680184 gene encoding methyl jasmonate esterase 1-like, which produces MKHGASKETLVLISIFIILLNIATNTALSQPLHNPSKHFVLVHGAGHGAWCWYKLVPLLRSSGHNVTAIDLAASGIDPRQISDLQSISDYIRPLRDLLASLPPNEKVILVGHSLGGLALSQTMERLPSKISVAVFLTAAMPGPSLNISTLSQERVRRQTNMLDTRSTFGNDPNNPPTSFILGPKYLLLRLYQLSPIEDWTLATTLIRETRQFTDQELSRNLVLTREKYGSVKRVFIIAEKDLTSEKDFQQWMIQKNPPNEVKEILGSDHMSMMSKPKELWACLQRISKKYN; this is translated from the exons ATGAAG CATGGAGCAAGCAAAGAAACATTGGTGTTAATTTCCATTTTCATCATCCTTCTCAATATTGCAACCAATACGGCCTTATCGCAGCCACTCCATAATCCTAGCAAGCATTTTGTGCTAGTTCACGGGGCAGGCCATGGTGCCTGGTGCTGGTACAAACTTGTGCCTCTATTAAGATCATCAGGTCACAATGTTACCGCTATAGATTTAGCTGCTTCTGGGATTGACCCGCGGCAGATTAGCGATCTTCAATCAATATCTGACTATATTAGGCCGTTGAGAGATCTTCTGGCATCTCTACCACCAAATGAAAAGGTTATCCTTGTTGGTCATAGCTTAGGGGGGTTGGCACTTTCTCAAACCATGGAGAGACTTCCAAGCAAGATTTCCGTGGCTGTTTTCCTTACTGCCGCCATGCCAGGCCCTTCCCTTAACATTTCCACTCTTAGTCAAGAG CGTGTAAGAAGACAAACTAATATGTTAGACACCCGTTCCACATTCGGTAATGACCCGAATAACCCACCAACATCTTTTATCTTGGGGCCCAAGTACCTACTATTAAGATTGTATCAGCTCAGTCCAATTGAG GATTGGACATTGGCCACAACACTGATAAGGGAAACACGTCAATTTACTGATCAAGAATTGTCAAGGAACCTTGTACTAACGAGGGAGAAATATGGCTCGGTTAAAAGAGTTTTTATCATTGCAGAGAAAGATTTGACCTCGGAGAAAGATTTTCAACAATGGATGATCCAAAAAAATCCACCCAATGAAGTGAAAGAGATACTAGGATCCGATCACATGTCCATGATGTCTAAACCTAAGGAACTTTGGGCTTGCCTGCAAAGAATTTCtaagaaatataattaa
- the LOC133680561 gene encoding protein DMR6-LIKE OXYGENASE 1-like, giving the protein MGEIDPEFIQETEYRPKFKTIEADEEIPVIDLSVSTPSDTKEVVSKIGEACKKWGFFQVINHGVPLELRQKIEKVAKEFFDQPMEEKRKVKRDEVNPMGYHDSEHTKNIRDWKEVFDFLVVDPTLIPASDDPDDKELRAMTNQWPHKPSEFRELCQEYTRQVEKLAFKLLELISLSLGLPADRLNGYFKDQISFARFNHYPPCPAPHLALGVGRHKDGGALTVLSQDDVGGLQIGRRSDGEWIPVKPIPDAFIINIGNCMQVWSNDLYWSAEHRVVVNSQRERFSIPFFFFPSQYVDIKPLDELINEQNLAKYKEFNWGKFFASRNRSDYKKREVENIQIDHFKVPE; this is encoded by the exons ATGGGAGAAATCGATCCAGAATTCATTCAAGAAACAGAATACAGGcctaaattcaaaacaatagaAGCTGATGAAGAAATCCCAGTTATTGATCTCTCTGTTTCCACTCCTAGTGACACAAAAGAAGTTGTGTCAAAGATTGGAGAAGCGTGCAAGAAGTGGGGATTTTTTCAAGTGATCAATCATGGGGTACCGTTGGAACTAAGGCAAAAGATAGAGAAGGTAGCAAAAGAATTCTTTGATCAACCGATGGAGGAAAAACGGAAGGTGAAGAGAGATGAGGTGAATCCTATGGGGTATCATGATAGTGAGCACACCAAAAATATTAGGGACTGGAAGGAGGTTTTTGACTTCTTGGTGGTAGATCCAACTTTAATTCCTGCCTCTGATGATCCTGATGATAAAGAGCTAAGGGCTATGACTAATCAATGGCCACACAAACCTTCTGAATTCAg GGAGCTGTGCCAAGAATATACAAGACAGGTGGAAAAACTAGCTTTCAAGTTGCTGGAGCTTATCTCTTTGAGCTTAGGGTTGCCTGCTGATAGGTTAAATGGTTACTTCAAAGACCAAATCAGCTTTGCTAGGTTCAACCATTACCCTCCTTGTCCTGCACCCCACCTAGCTCTTGGTGTAGGTAGGCACAAGGATGGAGGTGCCTTGACGGTCTTATCCCAAGATGATGTTGGAGGGCTGCAAATAGGCCGCAGATCAGATGGAGAATGGATCCCTGTTAAACCAATTCCAGATGCCTTTATCATCAATATTGGCAATTGTATGCAG GTTTGGAGCAATGACTTGTACTGGAGTGCAGAGCATAGAGTGGTGGTGAATTCTCAAAGGGAAAGGTTCTCGataccatttttctttttcccatcccaatatgttgatattaagcCACTGGATGAGCTAATTAATGAGCAAAACCTTGCAAAGTACAAGGAATTCAACTGGGGAAAATTCTTTGCCAGTAGAAACCGCAGTGATTATAAAAAACGTGAAGTGGAAAACATCCAAATCGATCACTTTAAGGTACCAGAGTGA
- the LOC133679797 gene encoding protein DMR6-LIKE OXYGENASE 2-like, which yields MGDLDLSFIQDLENRPTVKVIEAEEVPVIDFFTSSHGDTKEIVSEIGNACRKWGFFQVINHGVPLELSKRMVKMAKEFFDQPIEEKKKVKRDEGNSMGYHDSEHTKNVRDWKEVFDFSLEDPRLVPAMDNLDDQELRTISNRWPQYPTEFRKACQEYSREVEKLGYRLLKLVSLSLGLPANRLNGYFIDQTSLCRINHYPPCPNPNLALGVGRHKDFSALTVLAQDDVGGLEIRRKSDGEWIPVKPIPDAFIVNVGDIIQVWSNDTYESVEHRVVVNTEKERFSIPVLLLPAHHVNIEPLEELLNEQNPAKYQRYNWGKFYASRIRGDYKKRDVENIQIRHLKK from the exons ATGGGAGATTTAGATTTGTCCTTCATTCAAGATCTTGAAAACAGGCCTACTGTCAAAGTCATAGAAGCTGAGGAAGTCCCGGTAATCGATTTCTTCACTTCAAGCCACGGAGACACCAAAGAAATTGTCTCAGAGATAGGAAATGCATGCAGGAAGTGGGGATTCTTTCAAGTAATTAACCATGGTGTACCTCTAGAGTTATCTAAAAGAATGGTGAAGATGGCGAAAGAGTTCTTTGATCAACCAatcgaggaaaaaaagaaggtgaAGCGAGACGAAGGGAATTCTATGGGGTATCATGATAGTGAGCACACTAAGAATGTTAGGGACTGGAAGGAAGTGTTTGATTTCTCACTGGAAGATCCTAGACTTGTCCCAGCCATGGATAACCTAGATGATCAGGAATTGAGGACCATAAGTAATCGTTGGCCTCAGTACCCTACTGAATTTAG GAAAGCATGTCAGGAGTATTCTCGAGAAGTGGAGAAGCTTGGTTATAGGCTGTTGAAACTTGTTTCTTTGAGCTTAGGCTTGCCTGCTAACAGGCTAAATGGCTACTTCATTGACCAAACCAGCCTCTGTAGGATAAATCACTATCCTCCTTGCCCTAACCCCAACCTAGCTCTTGGGGTTGGTCGACACAAAGATTTCAGTGCCTTAACTGTCCTTGCTCAGGATGATGTTGGAGGATTGGAAATAAGACGAAAATCAGACGGTGAATGGATACCAGTTAAGCCAATTCCAGATGCATTTATCGTTAATGTCGGCGACATTATTCAG GTTTGGAGTAACGACACCTATGAGAGTGTGGAGCACAGGGTGGTAGTGAACACTGAGAAGGAAAGGTTCTCAATTCCAGTACTACTCTTACCTGCTCACCATGTCAACATCGAGCCACTGGAAGAGCTACTTAATGAGCAGAACCCTGCCAAATACCAACGATATAATTGGGGGAAGTTCTATGCTAGCAGAATCCGCGGTGATTACAAGAAACGGGATGTAGAAAATATCCAAATTCGTCATTTGAAAAAGTAA
- the LOC133680335 gene encoding uncharacterized protein LOC133680335, which yields MEDGINPQIKEDKEEPQEEEKHEGSQTSSGWGGWGFSAFSVLSDLQKKAEEISRNAAVVAEKAAKSITDLNIAEDSESSKGEPEEEESASDKETKGEETEDDKLRKSALEKLEKASEDSILGQGLKVLDHSVENLASGAWQALGSAWKGGSNLVQKLENSAVNLADSIQQGSLPGSAGSVAPSLLETGKAFTAKGMQVLEYVGKETMDLLITETGIEVEKNTKNSEKGADEDHLLEEMTFDRCFYIYGGPEQLEELEALSNHYALLFNRRKAKLSSEEKSAYDGKLKLVQQIFSLSTEMDAAEFEKGKKIESATEGSSDEMKNLHDSSVSKAADMAAGFTNALAGQAVNDIIQRTAGRLETLHSEGVHRLSEMCCSAVSQLLMLGKSVISNANKVQQEDADGDIVDIDWPEDSVEKAKVMRTKARSMAGYVEAVSNSFITGLSDVAEAYAAAINGATADSHENFQQSSIQDKVNVFSELLRTDRTTAVSKIQDGLQYLSYVVISTSMPAA from the exons ATGGAAGATGGCATAAACCCTCAAATTaaagaagataaagaagaaccccaagaagaagaaaaacatgagGGATCACAAACAAGCAGTGGATGGGGAGGGTGGGGTTTCTCTGCTTTCTCTGTTTTATCAGATCTTCAAAAGAAAGCTGAAGAGATCTCTCGCAAt GCTGCTGTGGTTGCAGAAAAGGCAGCAAAGAGCATCACAGATTTGAATATCGCTGAGGACTCAGAATCTTCAAAAGGGGAGCCAGAGGAAGAAGAATCTGCAAGTGATAAGGAAACCAAAGGTGAGGAAACTGAAGATGACAAGCTTCGGAAATCTGCTTTGGAGAAATTGGAAAAAGCAAGTGAGGATTCCATCCTTGGCCAG GGCTTGAAGGTTCTTGATCACTCTGTGGAGAATTTGGCTTCAGGAGCTTGGCAGGCATTAGGAAGTGCATGGAAAGGGGGTTCTAATCTGGTTCAAAA GCTTGAGAATTCTGCTGTGAACCTTGCGGATTCAATTCAGCAAGGTAGCTTACCAGGATCAGCCGGTTCAGTTGCACCATCCTTACTTGAG ACTGGAAAAGCTTTTACAGCAAAAGGAATGCAAGTACTTGAATATGTAGGCAAGGAAACCATGGATCTACTGATCACAGAGACTGGTATTGAAGTTGAGAAAAACACTAAGAACTCTGAAAAAGGAGCTGATGAGGATCATTTACTTGAGGAGATGACATTTGATCGGTGTTTCTATATATATGGAGGTCCAGAACAGTTGGAG GAGTTGGAGGCATTGTCCAACCATTATGCACTGCTATTCAACCGCAGAAAGGCTAAATTGTCATCAGAAGAGAAGTCTGCATATGATGGAAAGCTTAAACTGGTTCAGCAAATTTTTAGTTTAAGCACTGAAATGGATGCTGCAGAGtttgaaaaaggaaagaaaatagagTCTGCAACTGAGGGAAGCAGCGACGAGATGAAAAATTTACATGATTCAAGCGTCAGCAAGGCTGCTGACATGGCTGCAGG GTTCACAAATGCTTTAGCAGGACAAGCTGTGAATGACATAATTCAAAGGACAGCTGGAAGACTTGAAACTCTTCACTCAGAGGGGGTCCAT AGACTCTCTGAAATGTGCTGTTCGGCAGTGTCTCAACTTCTGATGCTTGGTAAATCTGTCATATCCAATGCTAACAAAGTTCAGCAAGAAGATGCTGATGGGGATATTGTGGACATTGACTGGCCTGAAGATTCTGTTGAAAAAGCTAAGGTGATGCGCACCAAGGCAAGGTCAATGGCAGGATATGTGGAAGCAGTTTCCAACAGCTTTATCACAG GCCTCTCTGATGTAGCAGAAGCTTACGCAGCAGCCATAAACGGTGCTACTGCAGATtcccatgaaaacttccaacaATCATCAATTCAGGACAAAGTCAATGTCTTCTCTGAACTTCTCCGCACTGACCGGACCACTGCAGTGAGCAAAATCCAGGATGGGCTCCAGTACTTGTCATATGTAGTCATTTCCACATCTATGCCTGCTGCTTGA
- the LOC133680185 gene encoding two-component response regulator 24-like, with protein sequence MATSNGRTKITALVVDDDRIIKTIHSKLLSKLGIENQVAANGEEVVALHCSGKKFDLIVMDRDMPIMNGIEATRELRALGIHSIIVGVSTRFLEQEIQEFMDAGLDDYQEKPLTSSKVISILHKINHNS encoded by the exons ATGGCAACAAGCAATGGCAGAACCAAGATAACTGCACTTGTTGTCGATGATGATAGAATCATTAAAACCATTCATAGTAAGCTCTTGAGTAAGTTGGGAATCGAAAACCAGGTTGCTGCCAATGGAGAGGAAGTTGTTGCCCTTCATTGTTCAGGCAAAAAGTTTGACCTTATTGTGATGGACAGGGACATGCCTATCATGAATGGGATTGAG GCAACAAGGGAACTCCGTGCCCTGGGCATACATAGCATTATTGTAGGCGTATCAACACGTTTCCTCGAGCAAGAAATACAAGAATTTATGGATGCTGGCCTAGATGATTATCAGGAGAAGCCTTTGACAAGTTCTAAGGTCATCTCCATCCTCCATAAGATCAACCACAATAGTTGA